GAAGGGCGCGGTCGCCGTGGACTCGCGCGCGACCCTCGGCCCGCTCCCGGCCGGGGCGGGCGGTTGACCGGCAGCAACGCAGAACGGAGGAACGCCATGAGCGAGAGGGACCGCGCGGGTCAGGGACACGAGACGCGGGCTACCGTCGGTGTGGCCGCGGCGCAGCGCGCGCAGTCCGCCGCGAAGCGCATGACCGGCGGCCAGGCTCTCGTGGAGAGCCTCAAAATTCAAGGCGTTGATGTGCTCTTCGGGCTTCCGGGGGTGCAGCTGGACGGCGCCTTCGATGCGCTGTGGGAGGCGCGCGACGCGATTCGCGTCTACCACACACGGCACGAGCAGGCGGCCTCCTACATGGCCGACGGCTACGCGCGCACGACCGGACGGGTGGGGACGTGTCTTGTGGTTCCGGGCCCCGGGATCTTGAACGCGGCGTCCGGCCTCTCGACGGCGTACGCCTGCTCCGCACCGGTGCTCTGCATCGCGGGACAGATTCCGTTTAGCTACATCGGACGCGGCTCCGGGATGCTGCATGAGATCCCGGACCAATTGGGCGCCGCGCGGTCCTTCACGAAATGGGCCGGCCTGGCGGCGCGCCCGGAAGACGTCCCGGGCGTGGTGCATGAGGCGTTCCGGCAGCTGCGCAGCGGCCACGTGCGCCCCGTGTCTGTCGAGGTTCCACAAGACACGCTCCAGAACTCGGGCGAGGTGGTGCTCCCCGCCCGCGTGGAGCCCGAGCGAGAAGGCGGCGATCCCGACGCGATCGAGGCGGCGGCCGAACGGCTGGGCCGCGCCGAACGGCCGGTCATCTTCACCGGCGGCGGCGTGCTGCGCTCCGGCGCGTGGACGGCTCTCGAGCGGCTGGCCGAGATGCTCGAGGCGCCGGTGATCATGTCGAGCAGCGGCCGCGGCGCGATCTCGGACCGGCACTACCTCGCGCAGACCATGGTCGCCGGACCGGAGCTGCTGCCGCCGGCCGATGTCGTGCTCGTGGTGGGTACTCGGTTCCTGCAGCCGGCGCAGTCCAAGTGGAGGCCGCGGGCCGACCAGACGGTAATTCAGGTCGACGTCGACCGGGACGAGATCGGGCGGAACTGCCCGGTGACCGCCGGGATCGTGGGCGACGCGGACCTGGTGCTGCAGGACCTGCTGTCGCGAATCCCTCGGCACAACCGCGGGCGCGCCTCCCGCCGGGAAGAGTGCGAGGCGGTCAGGCGCAAGGTCGAAGAAGCGCTCGGCGCGCTGGAGCCGCAGCGATCGTACGCGCACGCGATCCGCGACGCGCTGCCCGAGGACGGGATCGTGGTCAGCGGCGTCACGCAGCTTGGGTATTGGATTCAGTTTGGAACGTTTCCCATCTACCGGCCGAGGACGCTCATTACCCCGGGCTACCAGGGCACCCTCGGGTACGAATACGGCACGGCCCTCGGCGCGCAGGTGGGCGCTCCGGCGCAGCGGGTCGTCGCGATCTGCGGCGACGGGGGCTTCATGTACCAGGTTCAGGAGCTGGCCACCGCGATGCTGCACCGCATCAATGCGATCGCGATCGTGTTCAACGACGGCGCGTTCGGCAACGTGCGGCGCATGCAGGAGCAGCTCTACGGGGGCCATCTGATCGCGTCAGACTTGTATAATCCGGATTTCATGAAGCTCGCGGACGCGTTCGGAGTCAGAGGTCTGCGGGCGGACGGCCCGGACGGGCTCCGGACCCAGCTGGCTGCGGCGTTGCGCGACGATGCGCCGGCCCTGATCGAGGTCCCGGTCGGGCCGATGCCGTTCCCGTGGCCGGTGATTCGGCCGGGGATCGAGCGGTAGGGCTCAGTTCCGCGCCAGCGCCTCCCGGAAGAGCGCGAGGACCTTCGGCCAGGAGTCCGCGGCCGCCGCGGCGTTGTCCCTCGGATTGCCGCCGAACGCCAACGACCGCCCGGCGAGCGGGTGCAGTGACGCCGCGACCGTCGCCGGCAGGCCGGGCTGGCCGATGAGATGGCCGGCCCCCGGATACGACAGGTGCGAGTACGGGAACCGGTGCTGATGCCGCGCGAGCCGCTTCATGGCGATGTCTGCGAGCACAGGTGACGGCCACATCTGATCGTCCTGTCCCGAGATCAACAATACGGGTCCGTTGATTCGCTCCACCGGGATCTCGGCGGCTTCGGCCGCGGCCCGGTCCTCGAGCGCCCGCAGGAAGAACGGCGTGAGGGCGAGCGGCTCCGGCGCCGGCGCCGGCTCTTCCATCCGGTCCGCATCCCGCGAGGCGATGAACGGCTGGGCCGCCTTGCCCTTGTAGATCCACGCCGGTCTCCGCCTCGCTTCGCGCAGGCCGCCGCCCGAGATGCCGGCATGGGCGACACCGCTGGGAACGTACCCCACCACCGCGCTGAAGTCGGAAAACGTCGAGCCGAGCAGCAGCGCGAGCTCTCCGCCGCGCGAGGCGCCCATGACCCCGAGTGGCCGCCCGGCCACGGCTTCGTGGCGGCGCAGCCACCGGATCGCCGTTTCAAAATATTCGAGCGGAATCTCCGCGAGCGACTCGGGAAGATGCCCCGCCCGGAAATAGGCGAGCGCGAGCCCGGCGAAGCCGTGCGACGCCAGCAGGGCCGCGGGGCCTTCGGGCACGCCGCCGCCGGATCCGGGCACGACCACCACGGCCGGGCGCGGCGCGGCACCGGCAGGCCGGAAGAAGGTGGCGACGAGGCCGTTGTCGCGCACTTCCGTTCGGGAGACGCCGGGCCCGGCGAACAAGCGGCTGACGCGTGCAGAACCGGCCCGCTCACCGCCCGACTCCGCGATGAACTCGGTCTCGAGCGGGGACGCGTTCGTCCATCCCCCACCGGGCTCGCCGTCCGCCAACCGCATGGACCAGAGGAGCCCTCGGGCGTCCGCGGCGTCGTACGTTCCGGCGAGCGGACGCCTGTTCGCGACCTCGACGTCTCCGCGGTCATCGGCCTCGAACGCCGCGTGGGATTCCCATCGGCGCCCCAGGCCGTCGCGCATCCGCGCGCGCACGACGACGGATTGGCCCGGGCGGCCGCCGGACACAACAATGCCCAGCGGATCGTCCACCAGCGGCTGGGACGGCGTCACGGTCACGCGAACGCTGGTTGCTTCGGTCACGCCTTCGAGTGTATCAACCGGTCGGGGCGCCGCGCGGCCCCCGCAAAGGTCACCCGATCTTGTCTGGTGAAAGATGGTCGAGGCCCGCTCGTTGACTCGCCGCACGGTGCGCGCGCCGGGGAGACTGGATGAGCACGCGGATCCGTTGGAGCAGCCGCCGTGCCGCCGCGGTGCCGTATGTGTAGGCGCGGCGCGGCCGCGATCCTGAGGCAGCTCTAATGCCGGTCCGGCGGCGCTGCTGGTGGGCGGCCGGCGATCCGCTGCTGATCGCCTATCACGATGCCGAGTGGGGCAGGCCCGTCCACGACGACCGCGCGCTGTTTGAGCTCTTGATCTTGGAAGGGGCGCAGGCCGGCCTGAGCTGGATGACGATTCTCCGCAAGCGCCCGCAGTACCGCGCCGCGTTCGCGCAGTTCGATCCGGAGGCGGTCGCCCGCTTCGACGCCGGGCGGCGCCGGCGGCTTCTGCGCGATCCCGGGCTGGTGCGAAACAGGTTGAAGATCGACGCCGCGGTGACGAACGCGCGGGCCGTGCTCGCGGTGCGAGAGGAGTGCGGAAGCTTCGACGCCTACGTGTGGCGGTTCGTCGACGGCGCGCCCATCCGCCGGATCCGCCGCAGCCCGCGGGACGTTCCGGCCGAAACGCCGGAGTCGCGCGCGATGAGCAAAGACCTGCGGGGGCGGGGCTTCGCCTTCGTGGGCCCCACCATCTGTTACGCGTTCATGCAGGCGGCCGGACTCGTGGACGATCATCTCGTGACGTGCTTCCGACACTCCGCCGGTCGCCGGGCAGCGGCACACCCTTGAGCGAAGTCTGCGCCGCCTCCATCGACGGGAAGACCGGAATCATCTGGAAGAAGTTCAGCGTCTCGATGACGTGCTGAACCCGGTCCCGGGGATTGACCAGCACCATGAGACGGTCGTTCTCGCGGCACACCCGGCGGTGAACGAGGAACTCGCGAAACCCTGTGCTGTCGATGAAGGTGACGTCGGTGAGGTCCACGATCACGTGGTGGCCGAGCGCGACCGCTTCGTCCAGCGCGCCTCGAAGAATCGGCACCGTCGAGAGGTCGATCTCGCCGTGCGGGTGGACGACGTTGGCAAAGGACGCTTCATTCACCTGGCAGGTCAAGAGCGGATGTTCCATCTGAGCCACGCCCCCAGCGCAGACGTTGGCGGCGCCCGGGACCGCCTCAAAACTCCTGCGCGACTGAAATTTACCCGCCTCCGCTCCGGCGGAAACGCGGCGAAGCGAGGCGGTTGAGATGGAGACGGGCGGCCCCGATGCGCCTCAGGCCGCCGCGGCGGCGGAGCGGCTGGCGCTGTTGGATTGGAAGCGGAGGGTGTCGGCGCTGTACCAGGCGGTCCGGACGTCCCCGGAGCCGCCGGCGGCCTGGACCTCGTGGCGCGCGGCGAGAGACGACCTGTTCCGGAATCATCCGCAATCCCCGGTGCCCGTGCCCGACCGCGGGCGTCTCGCCGTCGCCTACTATCCCTACGATCCCGCCGCGCGGGCCCTCGCGGAGGTGGCCGCCGTTGCGCCGGTCTCGCGCGACGTCACCGCGAGCGACGGGGGGACCTACCAATTCACGCGGTTCGCCGACGCCCGGTTCACGCTGTTCGGCCACTCGGTGACGCTCGGCCTGTACTGGCTGGAGGGGTACGGCGGCGGGCTGTTCCTTCCGTTTCGCGACGCGACGAACGGCGCCGGGACCTACGGCGGCGGCCGCTACCTGCTCGACACGGTCAAAGGGGCGGACCTGGGCGTCCGGGAGGGACGCCTCGTCCTGGACTTCAATTTTGCTTATAATCCATCGTGCGCGTACGATTCCCGCTGGAGTTGCCCGCTCGCGCCCCCGGAGAACCGGTTGACGATCGCGGTGCAGGCCGGCGAGCGCGCTCCGGGAGCACCTGTCGAGGAGGCGACCGATGTCTGACACAAGCCGCGCGGCGGCGGTACTGGACGTCATCCGGGGCCGGCGCAGCGTGCCCAAACTGAAGCCCGATCCCGTGCCCCACGATCTGGTGGCGCGTCTCTTGGACGCCGCGGTCTGGGCGCCCAATCACCGCGTGACCGAGCCGTGGCAGTTCTTCGTGCTCGAAGGCGAGTCCAAGCGGCGCTTCGCCGAGATCCGGCGCGACGCGCGGCGCAAGGCCATGCCGAACCCCGACGCCCCGGAAGTGCAGGCGGCGCTCGACAAAGTGTACCGCGACACGGTGGAGACGCCGTTGATCATCGCCGTGACCTCGCACCTGCCGGACGATCCCGAGGCGCGGGAGGAAGACATCTGGGCCACGTACGGCGCGGCGTACGCGTTCATGCTCGGCGCCTGGGCCGAGGGGCTGGGAACCTATTTCCGGACGGGCGCGATTCGGGACGATCCGGCGCTGCGGCGCCTGCTCGGGCTGCCGGACAACCGCCGAGTCATCGGCCTCGTCTACGCGGGCTATCCCGTGGACGTCCCGGCGCGCCGCCGCACGCCGGCCGCGGAGAAGACGGTCTGGCTCCGCTAGGCTAGCGGCCGCCCTCCACGTAGGGGAGTACGTCGTCGATCACGCGGCGCAGCTGGCCCATCTGGTCCCAGCCGGTGCAGCGCAGCCCGATCGTGTTGATGCCCATCCGCGCGTACACGTTGAGATGCTCGATACACTGCTTCGGCGAGCCGGCCGCCGTCCAGCTCTCCACCCGGTCCGGCTTGAAGTCCACCGTGTAATAGGCGTCGAGAAACTTCTTCGACTCGTCGAGCGCCGCGCGGCGGTCCTCGTTGACGTTGATGTTGTGGTAGACGCTCGTTTCCAGCTCGTCGGGGTTCCGGCCGAGCTCGCGCGCCTTCTGGCGGATGTCGTTGAGCCGCCACTCCACATCTTCCGGATCGGACAGCGACGTCTGCCAGCCGTCGGCGTGCCGGGCGACCCGAAGGTGCGTGCGCTCGATGCGGTCGCGCGGCCCCGTGGCGTTGTTGGCGATCCAGATCGGCGGCCGGGGCTTGGCCGCGGGCTTCGGCTCGATCGTAATGCCCTGCAGGCGGTAGTGCTTGCCTTCGAAGGTGACCTCGTCTTCAGTCCACAGCTTTTTCAAGATTGTGATCCACTCGACCATGCGCTCGACGCGGGCTTTGCCGTCGACGCCGTAGTGCGCGGCTTCCACCGCGCCGCCCGCCTGGGGCACGATGCCGGTGCAGGCCATGAGGAGCGTGCGGCCGCCCGCCAGCAGATCCAGGCTCGCCCACTGGTACGCGAGCAGGACCGGATCCCGCAGCGGGAAGCTGGCCATGCAGGCCGGCGCGAGGCGAACGCGCTTCGTGCGTGCGGCGATGCCGGCCAAGAGCGTGATCGACTCCATCCGCGGCTTGCCCAGCAGGCTGTCGCCGACCCACACGTCGCTGTACCGTCCCGATCGCTCGGCGGTCTCGGCCATCTGCAGCATTTGCTCGGGGGTGGTGACGCCGTAGAGCACGCCGCGGTTCGGCAGCGTCAGCGCGAACTTCATCGGTCCGCTCACCTCATTCTGTTGACTGTTCGTGCAGGGTTATCGTTGGCCGGACGATGATTTTGGGAGGGGGGTTCGATTACCCTTTTGTCACGCCGTCCAGGGAGGTCGAGGAGTGAAGATTGGCTTGAGCCTGCCGAATCGTGGCGTACTGTTCGGAGCCATTTCCGTGGACGAGATCTTGGAGTTGAGTGAAATCGCCGACCGGACGGAGGCGTTCGACTCGGTCTGGGTCGGCGACAGCCTGATCGCGAAGCCCCGGCTCGAGGCGGTGGCGACGCTGTCCGCGATCGCGGCGAGAACGACGCGCGTGCGCCTGGGGACGGCGTGCATGGCGAGCTTTGTCTACCGGAATCCCATTATCTTCGCGATTCAGTGGGCCACCCTCGACGTCCTGAGCCGGGGACGCGCGCTCTTGTGCGCGTGCATGGGGGCGAGCGGCGGCGAGGGCATGGGCGAAGCGCACGACGAGGTGCAGGTGCTCGGGTTTCATCCCAAGGAGCGGGTGAGCCGTTTCGAAGAGGGCGTCGAGGTTGTGCGCCGGCTGCTCAACGAGGCGCCGGTGACGCACGAGGGGGCCCACTACCGGTTCGAGGATCTTACGCTCGAGCCGCGTCCGGTGCAGCGGCCGCTGCCGGTGTGGGTCGCGAACGAGCCGAACCTGGACAAGCCCGACCTGGCGGACCGGCAGTGCCGGCGGGTGGCGTCGCTTGGCGACGGATGGATGACGGACGGCGGGCCGACGCCGGCGGTGTTCGCGGCGCGGTGGCAATTGCTCTCCCACCACCTGCGCGACGCCGGCCGCGACCCGAACGCGTTTCCCACCTCGTACCACATGATGATCAACATCAACGACGATCCGCGGCGCGCCTGGGACGATGGGGTGGGCTTCCTGACGCGCTACTACGGCCCGCTGCGCGACGACTTTCTGCGGATCTGGCTGGCCGCCGGGCCGGCCGAGGAAGTCGCCGCGCGGATTCAGGCGTACGTCGACGCGGGCTGCCGGCTGCCGATTCTGCGGTTCGCCGCGTGGGATGCGCCGGTGCAGATCCGCCGGTTTCTCGACGCCGTGTACCCGCGGCTCAAGGCCGCGCCGGCGACACCGGCGTAGGTCGCGCGGCGGTGAGAAGCCGCCTGACCATCGCGGGCGTGATCGGCACGGTGTCGATCGTGACGCCGAACGGCCGGAGCGCGTCTTCGACGGCGCAGGCGATCACGGCGTAGGCGGGGATCGTGCCGCCTTCGCCCGCGCCGCGGGCGCCGAGCGGGTTGAGCGCGCTCGGCGTTTCCAGGTGGTCGAGCTCGATCGACGGGGCGCCGAGGGCCTTCGGCAGCGCGTAGTCCGCGAGCGACGCCGCGAGCGGCTGGCCACGGGCGTCGTAGCCGAGCGCCTCGCGAAGCGCGCCGCCGATGCCCTGGACGGTGCCGCCCGCGATCTGGCCTTCCACGGCCGCCGGCTGCAGCACTCGCCCGCAGTCGTGGGCGACCACGTAGCGGAGGATGCGGATCTCGCCGGTTTCGGGGTCAACTTCGACGACGGCGGCGTGCACGCCGCTCGCGTACGTCGCCCCGGCCGGCGCGAAATGGCACGCGGCCTCGAGGCCCGGCCCGTCAGGAAGCAGCAGGGGCCTCCGTCCGGAGGCGGTCGCGCGGGCCAGATCGGCCAGGCTGATGCCCCGCTCCGGCGCACCGGCCACGAACGCCCGGCCCTCCGCGAGACGGATGTCGGCGGGCCGGGCTTCCAGCGTCCGCGCGGCCGCGTGGATGACCCGCTCCTTCACGCGCCGAGCCGCCTCCGCCACCGCTGATCCGGCCACGACCGCGGCGCGGCTTCCCCACGTCCCGACGCCGTACGGCACCGCCGCGGTGTCCCCGAGCCGGACCCGAATCCGCTCCGCCGGCACGCCAAGCGCTTCGGCGCAGATGCCGGCGAGGAGCGTTTCGAGTCCCTGCCCCTGAGAGCAGATGCCCGACGCGACGGTCACCCCTCCGCCGCCGTCGATCCGGACGAGGGCGGTCTCAAACGTGCCGGCGCCGGTCGCTTCCATGTAGCAGGCGACGCCGGCGCCGAGGTACCGTCCGGCCCGGCGTTGCGCGGCCTGTTCGCGGCGAAAGGCCGGAAGGTCGAGGCGGGCCAGGGCGCGGTCGAGACACGACGCACAGCTCCCCGCGTCGTATACGACGTCGCCCGCGCCGGCAAGGGTGATGCCGGTCCGGTAGGGAAACGCCTCGGGCCGCACGAGATTGCGCCGCCGCAGCTCCGCCGGGTCGAGATCGAGCGAGCGGGCCGCGCGATCCATGGCGCGTTCGAGCGCGAACACGGCTTCCGGCTGCCCCGCGCCGCGGTAGGGGATGGCGG
This genomic window from bacterium contains:
- a CDS encoding DNA-3-methyladenine glycosylase I, producing MPVRRRCWWAAGDPLLIAYHDAEWGRPVHDDRALFELLILEGAQAGLSWMTILRKRPQYRAAFAQFDPEAVARFDAGRRRRLLRDPGLVRNRLKIDAAVTNARAVLAVREECGSFDAYVWRFVDGAPIRRIRRSPRDVPAETPESRAMSKDLRGRGFAFVGPTICYAFMQAAGLVDDHLVTCFRHSAGRRAAAHP
- a CDS encoding thiamine pyrophosphate-dependent enzyme, translating into MSERDRAGQGHETRATVGVAAAQRAQSAAKRMTGGQALVESLKIQGVDVLFGLPGVQLDGAFDALWEARDAIRVYHTRHEQAASYMADGYARTTGRVGTCLVVPGPGILNAASGLSTAYACSAPVLCIAGQIPFSYIGRGSGMLHEIPDQLGAARSFTKWAGLAARPEDVPGVVHEAFRQLRSGHVRPVSVEVPQDTLQNSGEVVLPARVEPEREGGDPDAIEAAAERLGRAERPVIFTGGGVLRSGAWTALERLAEMLEAPVIMSSSGRGAISDRHYLAQTMVAGPELLPPADVVLVVGTRFLQPAQSKWRPRADQTVIQVDVDRDEIGRNCPVTAGIVGDADLVLQDLLSRIPRHNRGRASRREECEAVRRKVEEALGALEPQRSYAHAIRDALPEDGIVVSGVTQLGYWIQFGTFPIYRPRTLITPGYQGTLGYEYGTALGAQVGAPAQRVVAICGDGGFMYQVQELATAMLHRINAIAIVFNDGAFGNVRRMQEQLYGGHLIASDLYNPDFMKLADAFGVRGLRADGPDGLRTQLAAALRDDAPALIEVPVGPMPFPWPVIRPGIER
- a CDS encoding LLM class flavin-dependent oxidoreductase — its product is MDEILELSEIADRTEAFDSVWVGDSLIAKPRLEAVATLSAIAARTTRVRLGTACMASFVYRNPIIFAIQWATLDVLSRGRALLCACMGASGGEGMGEAHDEVQVLGFHPKERVSRFEEGVEVVRRLLNEAPVTHEGAHYRFEDLTLEPRPVQRPLPVWVANEPNLDKPDLADRQCRRVASLGDGWMTDGGPTPAVFAARWQLLSHHLRDAGRDPNAFPTSYHMMININDDPRRAWDDGVGFLTRYYGPLRDDFLRIWLAAGPAEEVAARIQAYVDAGCRLPILRFAAWDAPVQIRRFLDAVYPRLKAAPATPA
- a CDS encoding STAS domain-containing protein, with translation MEHPLLTCQVNEASFANVVHPHGEIDLSTVPILRGALDEAVALGHHVIVDLTDVTFIDSTGFREFLVHRRVCRENDRLMVLVNPRDRVQHVIETLNFFQMIPVFPSMEAAQTSLKGVPLPGDRRSVGSTSRDDRPRVRPPA
- a CDS encoding acyl-CoA thioesterase/bile acid-CoA:amino acid N-acyltransferase family protein; translated protein: MTEATSVRVTVTPSQPLVDDPLGIVVSGGRPGQSVVVRARMRDGLGRRWESHAAFEADDRGDVEVANRRPLAGTYDAADARGLLWSMRLADGEPGGGWTNASPLETEFIAESGGERAGSARVSRLFAGPGVSRTEVRDNGLVATFFRPAGAAPRPAVVVVPGSGGGVPEGPAALLASHGFAGLALAYFRAGHLPESLAEIPLEYFETAIRWLRRHEAVAGRPLGVMGASRGGELALLLGSTFSDFSAVVGYVPSGVAHAGISGGGLREARRRPAWIYKGKAAQPFIASRDADRMEEPAPAPEPLALTPFFLRALEDRAAAEAAEIPVERINGPVLLISGQDDQMWPSPVLADIAMKRLARHQHRFPYSHLSYPGAGHLIGQPGLPATVAASLHPLAGRSLAFGGNPRDNAAAAADSWPKVLALFREALARN
- a CDS encoding DUF1684 domain-containing protein, translated to METGGPDAPQAAAAAERLALLDWKRRVSALYQAVRTSPEPPAAWTSWRAARDDLFRNHPQSPVPVPDRGRLAVAYYPYDPAARALAEVAAVAPVSRDVTASDGGTYQFTRFADARFTLFGHSVTLGLYWLEGYGGGLFLPFRDATNGAGTYGGGRYLLDTVKGADLGVREGRLVLDFNFAYNPSCAYDSRWSCPLAPPENRLTIAVQAGERAPGAPVEEATDV
- a CDS encoding nitroreductase, producing the protein MSDTSRAAAVLDVIRGRRSVPKLKPDPVPHDLVARLLDAAVWAPNHRVTEPWQFFVLEGESKRRFAEIRRDARRKAMPNPDAPEVQAALDKVYRDTVETPLIIAVTSHLPDDPEAREEDIWATYGAAYAFMLGAWAEGLGTYFRTGAIRDDPALRRLLGLPDNRRVIGLVYAGYPVDVPARRRTPAAEKTVWLR
- a CDS encoding LLM class flavin-dependent oxidoreductase codes for the protein MKFALTLPNRGVLYGVTTPEQMLQMAETAERSGRYSDVWVGDSLLGKPRMESITLLAGIAARTKRVRLAPACMASFPLRDPVLLAYQWASLDLLAGGRTLLMACTGIVPQAGGAVEAAHYGVDGKARVERMVEWITILKKLWTEDEVTFEGKHYRLQGITIEPKPAAKPRPPIWIANNATGPRDRIERTHLRVARHADGWQTSLSDPEDVEWRLNDIRQKARELGRNPDELETSVYHNINVNEDRRAALDESKKFLDAYYTVDFKPDRVESWTAAGSPKQCIEHLNVYARMGINTIGLRCTGWDQMGQLRRVIDDVLPYVEGGR
- a CDS encoding molybdopterin cofactor-binding domain-containing protein, which codes for RPLMPMVASPAPRCAVTQRPLAPDRVRYAGEAVAAVLAGTPYTAADAAAAVAVEYEPLPVAADPRQAAGDGTPPLHDGCADNIVGIWQTTVGQPDEAFARAAVTVELDLEMPRSSAQPIETRGVVAQYDPADDLLTVWTSTQVPHVIRLGLALALDRSEESIRVVAPDVGGAFGSKLCLAPEEVLCAHLALTTGRPVKWIESRHEHLVLTGHSRGQRHRIALALATDGRILGLRDHVLHDNGAYTPYGLRLPLVTLASLAGPYRIPALDLHATSVFTNKPPAIPYRGAGQPEAVFALERAMDRAARSLDLDPAELRRRNLVRPEAFPYRTGITLAGAGDVVYDAGSCASCLDRALARLDLPAFRREQAAQRRAGRYLGAGVACYMEATGAGTFETALVRIDGGGGVTVASGICSQGQGLETLLAGICAEALGVPAERIRVRLGDTAAVPYGVGTWGSRAAVVAGSAVAEAARRVKERVIHAAARTLEARPADIRLAEGRAFVAGAPERGISLADLARATASGRRPLLLPDGPGLEAACHFAPAGATYASGVHAAVVEVDPETGEIRILRYVVAHDCGRVLQPAAVEGQIAGGTVQGIGGALREALGYDARGQPLAASLADYALPKALGAPSIELDHLETPSALNPLGARGAGEGGTIPAYAVIACAVEDALRPFGVTIDTVPITPAMVRRLLTAARPTPVSPARP